One window from the genome of Chroococcidiopsis sp. TS-821 encodes:
- a CDS encoding AarF/ABC1/UbiB kinase family protein yields the protein MFLTQTTSRQREILEVFLRNGWDYMRRLLTGGKTDEPQLPTPAVLRNILVDLGPVYVKFGQLLSTRPDLLPAAYIEELSTLQDEVPPVNWADIEVVIRQQLPQSLESTFSTIDPRPVAAGSIAQTHKAVLIDGREVAIKVQRPGIDAIVAQDISLIRGVADLVARTEFGQMYDIDSLAEEFTKALEAELDFLREASFTDQLRRNLANSRWFDSSQLVVAEIYWDLTTPKLLVMEWLDGVPILAADFGSEQNGQDPRAKRAAVTSLLFRAFFQQVYIDGFFHADPHPGNLFYLKDGRVALLDCGMVGRLDPRSQQILTEMLLAIVDLDAQRCAQLTLQLADSAQPVILSRLENDYDRMLRKYYNLSLSQINFSQVFYEVLQVARNNKIRLPSNLGLYAKTLANLEGVARLVNPEINLLDEIKPLITDLFRRQLLGANPLQSLLRTALDLKSLSLQSPRQIELLLDRVTSETLQWNLSVSGLDNLRRTMDNAASRLSFSVLVGSLIIGAALISNNAQTSELSWLSTILFATASLLGLWLVFSTIRSGRLR from the coding sequence GTGTTTCTAACTCAAACGACATCTCGGCAAAGAGAAATTCTGGAAGTCTTCCTGCGTAATGGCTGGGACTATATGCGGCGGCTGTTAACTGGGGGAAAAACTGACGAACCCCAATTACCTACACCGGCTGTTCTCCGCAACATCCTAGTTGATTTGGGACCTGTATACGTCAAGTTTGGGCAATTGCTGAGTACGCGCCCTGATTTACTTCCAGCAGCTTATATTGAGGAATTGTCAACGCTGCAAGACGAAGTACCGCCCGTCAACTGGGCAGATATTGAAGTGGTGATTCGCCAGCAGCTACCGCAGTCGCTCGAATCTACTTTTAGCACGATTGACCCGCGCCCTGTGGCTGCAGGATCGATCGCGCAAACGCATAAGGCGGTATTAATTGACGGACGCGAAGTCGCGATTAAAGTACAACGCCCAGGAATTGATGCGATCGTGGCGCAAGATATTTCGCTGATTCGGGGTGTCGCCGACTTGGTAGCCCGAACCGAGTTCGGACAGATGTACGACATTGACTCGTTAGCTGAAGAATTTACCAAAGCGTTAGAGGCTGAGTTAGATTTTCTCCGAGAAGCAAGTTTTACTGACCAATTACGGCGCAATCTTGCTAACAGTCGCTGGTTTGATTCCTCGCAGTTAGTCGTCGCAGAAATCTACTGGGACTTGACGACACCCAAATTACTCGTTATGGAATGGCTAGACGGCGTTCCCATACTTGCTGCCGATTTTGGTAGCGAACAAAACGGTCAAGATCCTCGTGCAAAACGCGCTGCTGTCACAAGTTTACTCTTTCGCGCTTTCTTCCAGCAAGTTTATATCGATGGCTTCTTTCATGCTGACCCGCATCCAGGCAATTTATTCTATCTCAAAGATGGTCGCGTGGCACTACTCGACTGTGGCATGGTAGGACGTTTAGACCCGCGATCGCAGCAAATATTAACCGAAATGTTACTCGCGATCGTCGATTTAGATGCCCAAAGATGCGCGCAACTCACGCTACAACTTGCGGATTCGGCGCAGCCAGTGATTTTATCGCGCCTCGAAAACGACTACGATCGCATGCTACGCAAGTACTACAACTTGAGCTTGTCACAGATTAATTTCAGCCAAGTATTTTATGAAGTATTGCAAGTAGCACGTAACAACAAAATTCGCTTACCAAGTAACCTAGGTTTATACGCCAAAACTTTGGCAAATTTAGAAGGAGTAGCGCGATTAGTTAATCCCGAAATTAATCTTTTGGATGAAATTAAGCCACTTATTACTGATTTATTTCGCCGTCAGTTACTTGGTGCAAATCCGCTACAATCACTCCTAAGAACGGCGCTCGATCTCAAAAGTCTTTCGCTACAATCACCCCGCCAAATTGAGTTACTTCTAGATAGAGTCACTTCGGAAACACTACAGTGGAACTTATCAGTAAGTGGTTTAGATAACTTGCGCCGTACAATGGATAATGCCGCAAGTCGCCTTTCATTTAGTGTTTTAGTTGGTTCTTTAATTATCGGTGCAGCACTCATTTCTAATAATGCTCAAACAAGTGAACTATCTTGGTTGAGTACGATTTTGTTTGCTACTGCAAGTTTATTGGGACTATGGCTAGTTTTTAGTACTATCCGTTCGGGACGTTTGCGATAA
- a CDS encoding mannose-1-phosphate guanylyltransferase: MNTLIPVILAGGKGERFWPLSRKHRPKQFLSLDGSGKSLLQATADRLLPLAKDWENLWVVTSTQLAQGVQEQLPHLHAQNLLAEPEGRDTAPAVAWSTLEVAKRYGEDAVIGFFPADPWIDNQINFQKTLCAATLLAATENAIATLGVKPTYPATGYGYIEQGDLAGSFGGLPVYRVNRFTEKPDRETAESFLVTNRFSWNSGMFVFRAGVVLDELRTHAPEMMQILETEGVSAYARLPKISIDYALMEKTQIAYVLPVDFGWDDLGDWNAIERLLKKATTSNVELANHVGLDTKDTLLYSTSDDDVIVTIGLEDVVVVRDRNVTLIARKDRTQEIKQVLKLLQDNPKFTDLL; the protein is encoded by the coding sequence ATGAATACACTGATACCGGTCATATTAGCTGGAGGCAAGGGAGAGCGGTTTTGGCCTTTGAGTCGCAAACATCGCCCCAAACAATTTTTAAGCTTGGATGGTAGTGGCAAAAGCTTATTACAAGCAACGGCTGACCGACTTTTACCGTTAGCAAAAGACTGGGAAAATCTTTGGGTTGTGACTTCAACTCAACTAGCGCAGGGCGTACAAGAACAGTTACCTCATTTACACGCGCAAAACTTATTAGCCGAACCCGAAGGACGCGATACCGCCCCAGCCGTCGCGTGGAGTACGCTAGAAGTTGCCAAACGTTACGGAGAAGATGCGGTTATTGGCTTTTTTCCTGCCGATCCTTGGATTGATAACCAAATCAACTTTCAAAAAACGCTTTGTGCAGCAACACTCTTAGCCGCAACCGAAAACGCGATCGCGACTTTAGGTGTCAAACCAACTTACCCCGCGACTGGTTACGGCTACATCGAACAAGGAGATTTAGCCGGTTCGTTTGGTGGCTTACCTGTTTATCGCGTCAATCGTTTTACAGAAAAACCGGATCGTGAAACTGCTGAATCGTTTCTGGTGACAAATCGCTTTAGTTGGAATAGCGGTATGTTTGTGTTTCGGGCTGGTGTTGTGTTGGATGAACTCCGCACTCATGCGCCAGAAATGATGCAAATTTTGGAAACGGAGGGGGTATCAGCTTACGCACGTTTGCCAAAAATTAGTATTGATTACGCTTTGATGGAAAAAACCCAAATCGCGTATGTTTTACCTGTCGATTTTGGCTGGGATGATTTGGGAGATTGGAACGCGATCGAGCGCTTGCTCAAAAAAGCTACAACAAGTAATGTTGAACTCGCAAATCACGTTGGGCTAGATACTAAAGATACGCTGCTGTATTCTACGAGTGATGATGATGTGATTGTTACGATTGGATTAGAAGATGTTGTTGTCGTGCGCGATCGCAACGTGACGCTGATCGCTCGTAAAGATCGCACGCAAGAAATTAAACAAGTCCTCAAACTTTTGCAGGATAACCCTAAATTTACTGACCTGTTGTAG